In Macrobrachium rosenbergii isolate ZJJX-2024 chromosome 27, ASM4041242v1, whole genome shotgun sequence, the genomic stretch AAAAACGCTGGGATTGCGTGGCCTCCAGCCATCACCACCGACAGGGCCACTTCTTGAACCGCCTTTACAATTAAGAGACATAAAACTCCACTTGAAATATTCCTGTAGAATTGTTCTCCCATTCATGGTTAGGATTATTTATAAACTGGGGTCGGTGATAAGACCCAGGttaggggagggaggaaggggtcTAGTTTTCGAATACACGTCACTCATTCTTCGTCTTGAGGTTCACTGGGTTCTGCCCCTTACTGCTGCATGACGCTTCCTTGCATGTTATACATTAAGCGTATAAGTATGACTtttgaaaactttatttgaaTAACGTAATCTTAACCTACAGAagctagctttctctctctctctctctctctctctctctctctctctctctctctctctcattcatgggTTGTTGTTTCATACAGAAACTGATTTAAGGTTCAAAATCGTAAATCAAGTGGAAACCCGTCCTGTAACCTAACCTTAATTCTGTATCACTAATCGCTTTCCTCACAGACTGTACCTGAAAATAAGCCAAGTTTTCAAGCAGATATCTTAATTGGATTTTGTTTCTTCGTTGTCTGGAGTAGTGACCTGATATAACTTTTCATaaggtgtagttttttttttttgccttttctttcgGTCTAGTATTTATATACGGCCATTGCGAACGGAATGGAACAATAAACGGTTTTATTCAGAGGCCATCCCAGTATCCAGCATTGTAATGATCAGTAGAAAAAGTGTTTTGCCCAAGTTGGTTCAGTCCGTTTCAGGATATGCTTGTTTTTCTTAGTGCTATATTCCACATAGTTAAATTAcattctgccctctctctctctttttatttgtagTCGTATGTTTATTCCGCAATGAATTTTACTGCCTTAAAAACGGTTaactaaaatacaatttttttactttgtattcagCAAGTTTTGTTTATTACTAAAGATCGTCACATAAAAGTTACTAATATTCCATCCACAGCTCGTTTTCCTGGCATATTcggtattaatattaatgtaactaATCACTACTTGAGTTCCTGATTTTTCCGTAACATATAATACGCGAGTTTTATAGTATTATGATTATTACGTGTAAAGGCTAAAATATTGTCTTAGAAATGGTCGTTAAAGGTTTTCGCAAACACCATTCGGCTACCACTATCGCCAAAACACTACAGACTTGTGATCATATCTTCATCAGACGAATCATCGTTGCTTCTGTTTTTACTGTCCGCCTCCGTGGTCCCTTCTCCTTCAAAACCATTGTTGTCAACGCCGGCCTCAGCTGAAAGAGAACTCGCTGTACCTGTGGGTGGCGTTGTCACCGCCATCGTTGGAGGTTGTGGCTCCGTTGCGGTGGTTGTCGCTGCTGCCAGACCCTTTTCGACATCTTCGCTCTCTGAAGTCTTGAATTCTTCGCCGCTGGTGACGGAGACACGGACGCTGTCGTAAAGTCTTGTGTTGTTCCGGCTCAgcttccctttcttccctttcttctcgTTCTTCGGGTTGAGCCTCTGTGGTTTCGAAGGTTGCAAGCGCACTCTTCTCTTGCGGCAGCAGTAGATTGTGAGGATGATGATGAGCAGCAGTAGCAGGATGAGGCCGCCCGTCATGATCCAGAATTCTGTTGATCCCACGAAACCTTTGCGAAAagtagaaaagtaaaaattaatgacATTATGCTTGATCACATGGTTAATCTTATGTCAGTTCTTTTACAAACAACACGGCAAATCTAACCGTGAAATGTTCTGTTTGCTGAGCCTGTTATTTTTGTCAAGGTTGTAGGTGgtgaaatagtttttatttgtcatcaacaaatattgattttataattgttttcgAAATAGGCAACTAATCAAATAACAACCGCTTTCCCACATGAACTGTTGGTAGAAATTTTTATAAGACAAATAATCACTAATTCTTTTAAGCTAAGACTGATGAACTGAGGAACGAAATGGCCTTTTCTAGCCCATGCTCGAAGAAATGGGCCGACAGTGTGTATTTGCCACCTAGAATAATGGTTCGAAACGTATTCTGAATTCGACCAGACGGAAAGTCATGATTACCTTACACATACCATGCATCCAGTTACCTTGCTTCCAAGAACCTGTTATATCCCTGGTTGGCTGCTGTCTGGCTATACAGATAAGGAATCATCAGCCATGAAACGTCATTTCTCCTTAAACTGAGAATATGACCGTTGTCAGATGAATCTAATTGGTCATTCTGCTCCCGTTTTCAAATTGATTTCGCAGATTTAGATTGAATTTACCGTAGAATCAGGGAATTGACACCTACCTGGCGGTGGGTCTGTTGGCTGCTGCAACGTAGTGGTTTCTGTAAGTAAAAGGCATGTCAGGCTAATACAGGTGAAGAAGAATTTGCGAAtcttatttgtgaatatttccaccatcttctgcctctctctcctcccttgtaTACAGTTTCATCAATTACGtgagaatgtttgtatgtacaagTTAGATTTTTAACTGATATTTTCTGTTTGAGATGCGACCCTTCTTTCTACTTATAACCTTACGTTTACCACGAATTTCTTTACCATATCTGCATACCATATGCAGTTACAGTAGAAGCACTGTAACTGCAATTTAAACTTGGTTTAAGTGCGTGAACCACTCCTCTGGCACCTGCAGACTTCGGTCACATAGCTCAAGACCTGATGCCTTCGGGGTTTTCTGCCACTGTTGTTGGAGCTCATAGGTAAGGTTCTAAAAAGCGCCATTTCATACcataattcatataattaatttaattacagGCTCAATTCAGTACCCACCACAAAGAATAGGTTTGTTTAGTGATGTATGGAAAATAAGTAGATGACTGCAATATCTTAGTTTAGGCAGCAGCTGAGAAGATTAAGGAATTAGTAGATCCCAGGAACCAAATTTGCATGAGTGTCAAgacataatttgaaaatataatagcTCTGGTGTATATGTACCTGAGTGCGGGCTGTGACATTGATCATGTATCAGTAGAAGTGAATATGCAGTACATATGAAGCTGAAAAAAATTAGAGTGAAAACGAAAATCACCTGGGGTTTTAGTTGTATACTCTTCCCAGTAAAGGACAGATGTGGAGAGGTTGGGGGCAATTAACGGTAACTGGAAATTTGGAGGCCAACGGAGTATAATAGGAACCGCAGTGATGGAGACCGCTGGTGGGAtgtttgaaaggagagagagagcttccagaTGACACAAAGTATCGTTTCTTTTATTTACGGGTGGAGGGCTTGTACGGGTGTAAATTAAGCAAATCACAGAAAAGATTGGATGCATAAATTAAGAGAGCTCTAGCAAAGCAAAGGGAGTGTGAAAAGATAGATCTTAAAATAAGAGAGCAACAGAAAGTGAAAGAACAAACGAAAGTTATAAGAAAAAGGAAACGGACGGCTGGTAATTGGACAGTGAAGGCTAATGTATCTTTAGCGTTAGCGATAGAAGATGCGTTGGAGACATGAAGAAAGTATGTAACAGCTTTATGAAGACGAGAGGGGTCACCAAAGGGTTATTAGTATCATTTAAGGCTCCAAGATTAATTTGAAAAGCAATagtccaaaataaaataaaagtagataaagcAGTAGAATGATGGAATCGTGCTTGAGATGGTAAGAGCCACTAGGGACTGGGGAGTAGAGTGGATAGGTTGGCTGGCCGACTGTATGCGTGGCACGGGAGAATggccaaaataaattattattatagtaaccACCTTTAAGAAAACTGCGATTTAGAGTGCTGTGAGCAAAGGAGTATCGCCAACTTGAGTTAGCTCTCGAAGGCGGTCTTGAGAGCCATAATGAATAGACTGAAGAGAAGAAATAGACAAGAGGTACAGGAGAAGTTTGGGTTGATGAAAGGAAAGGTTACAACAAATACCATTTTCGTACGGAGAATGCTATCAGCGACAGTAATAGGTGTGCAAAAGAATCCgtacgtatgtttttttttttttttttttgattgttcAAAAGCTTTTGGTAAAGTGGTCTAGTAAAAAGGCTACTAGAAAAAACAAAGCAGATAATGACGATATCATATTGATAGAAAACTTGTATTGAAACAAAAGGCAGCATAAAGATTGAGCAGAAAGATTGAACAGTAATAGAGTGATTTAATGGGCCGAATTGAGACATGAGGTGAAACAGGGCTTTGAGATGTCTTCTGGTTAGATATTTCCGTCGTGTGGTAAATTCATAATGAGGAAAGCACGTGTGCCTGTCGTGAATATAGGTGATCAACAAGTTAACAACGTTTTAAGGTGCTGACAACTTTACCTATTTCTGTTTCAGAGGAAAAGTTGCCAAGGTTGTTGTGAGAGGTTAATGTGGCTATTGAAGAAATATGGCGCAAAGATGTCAGTTGCATAAGGATTAAACAGGTGGAGCTACTTTGCTGCCTTGGTAGCTGGAAAACATCGAGTATACGGTGAATAAGGAATTTAAGTTTACGACTGGGGAACCAAAGAGAGTATTTAACGAACATTTAAAGTTATTGAAAAATGATAAGTAATCTTTAGTATattaaaagtacaaaatgaaGGCGAAAACATACGTTTGGCCagatttgttatttgttaattgccTTCGCAGTTGTGAACTATGAGTATAATAATAGAAACAGGTGTTTAGGGATGATGTTAAATTCTCGGGATAGGGAATTCCGGGAACTAATACGAAGCGCTCCCAGAAAAATATTACATGCCActcctgtttttatattgttgtcATATTAGTCCTTGTAGCTGGCCCCTCACACACTGAACTTTGTACTGTTGAAAGTTTTTATTAGTTCAGTTTCGGAAAGATCTAAGGGAACATCTGATATATAACGcaattttcatgtgtatttttcttatttggacGTCCTTTGTACatgcatgtacacacaaacagatacatatgtatgtgtatgtatatatatatatatatatatatatatatatatatatatatatatatatgtgtgtgtgtgtgtgtgtgtgtgtgcatgtatatacatgtacgaAGGACGTCCAGATAagaaaaatacacatgaaaattgCACCTTAGATCTTTCTGAAAGTGaactaacaaaaatattcaacagTACAAAGTtcagtgcgtgtgtgtatgtatgtatgtatgtatgtatgtatgtatgtatgtatgtatgtatgtatgtgtgtgtatgtgtatgtgtgtgtattcatttggAGGCTAAAAAGAGTTAAATGTTTAGTCTGTGATTGTTTTGTCACTTTTGCTCATTTTGTTCTTTTAGCATAAAGTCAGTTCTTTAAGAACAGTAGTTATGCGCAGATCTGAGTTTGAAACAATTATAGGACTACCAGAGACAGAGAAGTGGAAAACGGTTTTGCAATATGTGACTCAAATTACAATTCggtcgtaaaaaaaaatgtgtatgtataaaacttttttaaagatGGGAAGAGTACAATCGAATAAAATGTTCTTTTCTATATAACAGTAAATGACTCAAACTGTCTACCTGTGAAAGATGTGCTGATTGTGGTTCCGGTTGCAGGATCTATGGTGCTTGAGGAATGAGTCACTGGTGTTTGAGTACTAGGCTTGGGTGAGGTTGAAGTTTGATCTTCAGAAGTAGTGTCGGATGAGGTTGACGTTTGTGACGTGGTTGGAGTAGTAGCATCTGATGAGCTTGAAGTTTGTGTCATTGATGTTGGAGTCGTAGCATCTTGTGTGCTTGAAGCATCTGGGGTGCTTGAAGCATCTGAGGTGCTTGAAACATCTGTGGTGCTTGAAGCATCTGGTGTGCTTGAAGCAGCTGGGGTGATTGAAGCATCTGGTGTGCTTGTAGCATCTAGTGTGCTTGAAGCGTCTGGTGTGCTTGGAGCATCTGAGGTGCTTGAAGCATCTGGGGTGCTTGAAGATTGGGTCattgttgtagtagtagtaaggTCCGTTAGGCTTGAAGTTTGGGTAGTAGTTTCTGGAGAGCTAGAATACTGGGTGGTTGTTGTTGTAGCTTGTGTACTTTCTGTAGTGTACGGTACACCAGCTGATACAGTAACTCCTAAGAGAGGGCTGGGTAATCCCTGAAAGAAAATTGCAGTTAAATTCATTAGTTATCAGATGAAACATTGATTACATCATCTCTTTATTCAACTCGTGTTAACCACCTACTCATTCGGTACTCACCTGGGGTGGGTAGTTAACCATTCATTAGTTTGTGCAGTacatgtaaaacagaaaaaatacgcAGCATAGACacgagaaacaaaatgaaaagacattgaattttttaataagtttttaaaacaCATGTCGGACGAATGAGGATGTTTAAATTAAAGTTAGAATGGAGATGTAACTATTTCTAATTTATGAAGATCGCAGCATTCCAACTCACCCTTTGGGTTCCATCCAATCCAACAACAATCAAGTAATATTGGGTCATTTTCTCAACTTTCTTCGGTAGTCGAATTGTTGCAGTTTGCAAACTGCCGTGGGGGCCAGGTTTTGGCGGCCCtagtaaatgagagaaatgtatgttaattacataatgtatattatgttACATGCATCCTAACATGGCTATATATGTTAAAGAATTAAGTACTGCTAATGCTCAGAAAAGAAACACGCGTAGAAACGCTCATGGCTCCTAACTTCCGATTCCAAACCATTATTTTCAGCTACATCCTTGTTACTAAGATCTTATAGAAATTAGACACTTTTTTACGGTCAAACTGGCAATGACAGTTAGGAATTCATTTTGACATGTTGGTTACATACATACCACATCATGCATCTGTATCATCACTACCGTTTACAACGAATCAAGAGTGACTCAGAAGATAGGTAATATGTAGTCTAAAGATTCTACACTAACCAGATTCATATTCCGTGACAAGGCTACAGCTGGCGAAGCTAGATGTTATTTCTGCCTTGGAGTCGCTGTACCAAATTTCATAACCAGACACTGAAAGAAAagcatttgaaattaattttagttgTATTGGGTATAACT encodes the following:
- the LOC136853392 gene encoding serine-rich adhesin for platelets-like, with translation MARTEENGTDYPAVLRESITVTGLLYGDASFNDWMPTLTQQTNGNFLFNAQYDPKDAQDILIDLAPDFNEVTLLYQQVSLKESAIEIGVSLDETVGLITKFSVQFSASGGTFVIRDPAGKSLADGVTLVDDATPGIWSITLSNPNKGTAEIQVTSNPRPGVGQVEVVTWTSASNVGQVDLTTEGLAFYVSVTQGNVPVINLQIQVTIYPAEGGSSALQVTLKDDGQGDPDVQFLDGVYSNYITSFDSLTFTDMKFFADVSITSDAHTKKETMVHIKNTRLGTLPYDPFIEEPCCGSKASGGIELSLFRHISGATTVEVINGPGIEPYNPPPSQITSAEISNVDQEGPAILAGTVLVTLTWQAPGKDFTDGTVSGYEIWYSDSKAEITSSFASCSLVTEYESGPPKPGPHGSLQTATIRLPKKVEKMTQYYLIVVGLDGTQRGLPSPLLGVTVSAGVPYTTESTQATTTTTQYSSSPETTTQTSSLTDLTTTTTMTQSSSTPDASSTSDAPSTPDASSTLDATSTPDASITPAASSTPDASSTTDVSSTSDASSTPDASSTQDATTPTSMTQTSSSSDATTPTTSQTSTSSDTTSEDQTSTSPKPSTQTPVTHSSSTIDPATGTTISTSFTETTTLQQPTDPPPGFVGSTEFWIMTGGLILLLLLIIILTIYCCRKRRVRLQPSKPQRLNPKNEKKGKKGKLSRNNTRLYDSVRVSVTSGEEFKTSESEDVEKGLAAATTTATEPQPPTMAVTTPPTGTASSLSAEAGVDNNGFEGEGTTEADSKNRSNDDSSDEDMITSL